The Xanthobacter flavus genome includes a window with the following:
- the parE gene encoding DNA topoisomerase IV subunit B: MSDSDNSDDLFAARPRGSSKAPAKESARGKAAVVPQMAGDYTAAHIEVLEGLEPVRRRPGMYIGGTDSKALHHLFAEVIDNSMDEAVAGHATFIEVQLGADGYLTVSDNGRGIPVEEHPKFPGKSALEVIMTTLHAGGKFDSKVYETSGGLHGVGVSVVNALSDDLEVEVSRNQTLYRQSFSKGLPQGPLKEVGRITNRRGTRVRFHPDPEIFGAGAHFEPARVFRMARSKAYLFGGVEIRWSCDPELLKAGENIPEKTVFRFPGGLKDYLAADLEGNTLVHPDIFAGRIQKTGGHGSVEWAVAWVADADGGISSYCNTIPTPDGGTHENGLKAVLLKGLKDYAERAGQGKRGSVITGDDVIAGCAAMLSVFVREPEFQGQTKDRLATAEAARIVEQALRDPFDHWLAANPVQASRLLDHVIDRAEERLRRKQEKEVSRKTAVRKLRLPGKLADCSNTEAAGSEIFIVEGDSAGGSAKQARDRKTQAVLPLRGKILNVANATRDKLAANQQLADLGQALGCGTLTHYRETDLRYEKVIIMTDADVDGAHIASLLVTFFFRQMPKLIEEGHLFLAVPPLYRITQGAKTLYARDDAHRERLLKKEFSAKGKVDVGRFKGLGEMMPAQLKETTMDPKTRTLQRVSVEDAERAATVDLVERLMGNKPEARFAFISERAAFAGEEMLDI; encoded by the coding sequence ATGTCCGACAGCGATAATTCCGACGATCTCTTCGCCGCCCGGCCGCGCGGCTCCAGCAAGGCGCCGGCGAAGGAAAGCGCGCGCGGCAAGGCCGCAGTCGTGCCTCAGATGGCCGGCGATTATACCGCCGCCCATATCGAGGTGCTGGAAGGGCTGGAGCCGGTGCGGCGCCGGCCGGGCATGTATATCGGCGGCACCGATTCCAAGGCGCTGCACCACCTCTTTGCCGAGGTGATCGATAATTCGATGGACGAGGCGGTGGCCGGCCATGCCACCTTCATCGAGGTGCAGCTGGGTGCCGACGGCTATCTCACCGTCTCGGACAATGGCCGCGGCATCCCGGTGGAGGAGCACCCGAAGTTCCCCGGCAAGTCGGCGCTCGAGGTCATCATGACCACGCTGCATGCCGGCGGTAAGTTCGACAGCAAGGTCTACGAGACCTCCGGCGGCCTGCACGGCGTCGGCGTCTCGGTGGTGAACGCGCTCTCCGACGACCTCGAAGTGGAGGTCTCGCGCAACCAGACCCTCTATCGCCAGAGCTTCTCCAAGGGCCTGCCCCAAGGGCCGCTCAAGGAAGTCGGCCGCATCACCAACCGGCGCGGCACCCGCGTGCGCTTCCATCCCGATCCGGAGATCTTCGGCGCCGGCGCGCACTTCGAGCCGGCCCGCGTGTTTCGCATGGCCCGCTCCAAGGCGTACCTCTTCGGCGGCGTGGAAATCCGCTGGTCGTGCGATCCCGAGCTGCTGAAGGCCGGCGAGAACATCCCGGAGAAGACGGTCTTCCGCTTCCCCGGCGGCCTCAAGGACTATCTGGCGGCCGATCTCGAAGGCAACACGCTCGTCCATCCGGACATCTTCGCCGGCCGCATCCAGAAGACCGGCGGTCACGGCTCGGTGGAATGGGCGGTGGCTTGGGTGGCGGATGCCGACGGCGGCATCTCCTCCTACTGCAACACCATTCCGACGCCCGATGGCGGCACCCACGAGAACGGTCTCAAGGCTGTGCTGCTCAAGGGCCTGAAGGACTATGCGGAGCGCGCCGGCCAGGGCAAGCGCGGCTCCGTCATCACTGGCGACGACGTGATCGCCGGCTGCGCCGCCATGCTCTCGGTGTTCGTGCGCGAGCCGGAATTCCAGGGCCAGACCAAGGACCGCCTCGCCACCGCCGAGGCCGCCCGCATCGTCGAGCAGGCGCTGCGCGACCCCTTCGACCACTGGCTCGCCGCCAACCCGGTGCAGGCGAGCCGCCTGCTCGACCATGTGATCGACAGGGCCGAGGAGCGGCTGCGCCGCAAGCAGGAGAAGGAGGTCTCCCGCAAGACCGCCGTGCGCAAGCTGCGCCTGCCCGGAAAGCTCGCCGACTGCTCCAACACCGAGGCGGCCGGCTCCGAGATCTTCATCGTCGAGGGTGACTCGGCCGGCGGCTCGGCCAAGCAGGCGCGGGACCGCAAGACGCAGGCAGTGCTGCCCCTACGCGGCAAGATCCTGAACGTTGCCAACGCCACCCGCGACAAGCTTGCCGCCAACCAGCAGCTCGCCGACCTCGGCCAGGCGCTGGGCTGCGGCACGCTCACCCATTACCGCGAGACGGACCTCAGGTACGAGAAGGTCATCATCATGACCGACGCGGACGTGGACGGCGCGCACATCGCCTCCCTCCTCGTCACCTTTTTCTTCCGCCAGATGCCGAAGCTGATCGAGGAGGGCCACCTCTTCCTCGCCGTGCCGCCGCTCTACCGCATCACGCAGGGGGCCAAGACCCTCTATGCGCGGGACGACGCCCACCGCGAGCGGCTGCTGAAGAAGGAGTTTTCCGCCAAGGGCAAGGTGGATGTGGGCCGCTTCAAGGGCCTCGGCGAGATGATGCCGGCGCAGCTCAAGGAAACCACCATGGACCCGAAGACGCGCACCCTGCAGCGCGTCTCCGTGGAGGATGCAGAGCGCGCCGCCACCGTGGATCTCGTGGAACGGCTCATGGGCAACAAGCCGGAAGCGCGCTTCGCCTTCATCTCCGAGCGCGCCGCTTTCGCGGGCGAGGAGATGCTGGACATCTGA
- a CDS encoding MFS transporter, producing the protein MPFLLVLGLAAFASAFSMRVVDPMLNILASDLQVTLQQVAMLASAFTFPYAVMQLVFGPIGDAVGKVRLIRVNLVMLSIGLAVSATATSHEMLLASRVFSGAFAGGIIPVVLATVGDRVAYERRPVALSRVLLALVLGQLSGSALAGFIAEMAGWREVFWSAFGVAALAALATIFGLTEEGQRQPLSFAASIARYGIVLRNPLSIKVYGVVAIEGALSFGVFPLVAPLMVHQGIGDAKEAGIALGAFAIGGAFYTFAVPLLVRYLGLGGMVRWGAAGVGVLLILATRAHGLLLMAAIFGAAGFAFYMIHNVLQILATELAPEARGSALALFASFFFIGQAVGALALTQAAGFAGVVAMFIAAGIGMLVLAGPAGLLQPRKGHISPSETL; encoded by the coding sequence ATGCCCTTTCTTCTCGTCCTCGGTCTTGCGGCGTTCGCGAGCGCGTTTTCCATGCGCGTCGTCGATCCCATGCTGAACATTCTGGCGAGCGACCTTCAGGTGACGCTGCAGCAGGTGGCCATGCTCGCCAGCGCCTTCACCTTTCCCTATGCGGTGATGCAGCTGGTGTTCGGCCCCATCGGCGATGCGGTGGGCAAGGTGCGGCTCATCCGCGTGAACCTCGTCATGCTCTCCATCGGCCTCGCGGTGTCGGCCACCGCGACCAGCCACGAGATGCTGCTCGCCTCCCGCGTCTTCTCCGGGGCCTTCGCCGGCGGCATCATCCCGGTGGTCCTGGCGACGGTGGGCGACAGGGTGGCGTACGAGCGCCGGCCGGTGGCGCTCAGCCGGGTGCTGCTCGCGCTGGTGCTGGGGCAGCTCTCCGGCTCGGCTTTGGCCGGCTTCATCGCCGAGATGGCGGGGTGGCGCGAGGTGTTCTGGTCCGCCTTCGGCGTCGCCGCCCTCGCCGCGCTCGCCACCATCTTCGGGCTCACGGAGGAGGGGCAGCGTCAGCCCCTGTCGTTCGCCGCCTCCATCGCCCGCTACGGCATCGTGCTGCGCAACCCCTTGTCCATAAAGGTCTATGGCGTTGTCGCCATCGAGGGCGCGCTGAGCTTCGGCGTGTTCCCGCTGGTGGCGCCGCTGATGGTCCACCAGGGCATCGGCGATGCCAAGGAGGCGGGCATCGCGCTCGGCGCCTTCGCCATCGGCGGTGCATTCTATACCTTCGCCGTGCCGCTGCTGGTGCGCTATCTCGGGCTCGGCGGCATGGTGCGGTGGGGCGCCGCCGGGGTGGGGGTGCTGCTTATACTCGCCACCCGCGCCCACGGGCTCCTGCTGATGGCGGCGATCTTCGGCGCCGCCGGCTTTGCCTTCTACATGATCCACAACGTGCTGCAGATCCTCGCCACCGAGCTTGCCCCGGAGGCGCGCGGATCGGCGCTGGCGCTGTTCGCCTCCTTCTTCTTCATCGGCCAGGCGGTGGGTGCGCTGGCGCTGACGCAGGCGGCGGGCTTCGCCGGGGTGGTGGCCATGTTCATCGCCGCCGGCATCGGCATGCTGGTGCTCGCCGGCCCCGCCGGGCTGCTCCAGCCGCGCAAGGGGCACATCTCGCCGTCAGAGACGCTGTAG